A single region of the Mesotoga sp. Brook.08.105.5.1 genome encodes:
- the rplN gene encoding 50S ribosomal protein L14 → MIQSESYLKVADNSGARMIKVIQVTGGYRKRSGTIGDIVVAAVRDVAPNTDFKKGDIVRAVLVRTAKEIRRPDGTYIRFDDNAAVIIDKQNQPRGTRVFGPVAREIRDKGFSKIASLAQEVW, encoded by the coding sequence ATGATCCAGTCTGAATCTTACCTGAAGGTCGCCGACAATTCCGGTGCGAGAATGATTAAGGTCATTCAGGTTACCGGTGGTTACAGAAAGAGATCGGGAACCATTGGTGACATAGTAGTTGCTGCAGTGAGGGATGTGGCGCCGAACACAGATTTCAAGAAGGGCGATATAGTGAGGGCCGTTCTTGTTAGAACGGCGAAGGAGATTCGCAGACCAGACGGTACCTACATTCGCTTCGATGACAATGCTGCGGTGATTATTGACAAGCAGAACCAGCCCAGAGGAACACGCGTCTTTGGACCTGTTGCTAGAGAAATAAGGGATAAGGGATTCTCCAAGATAGCTTCTCTAGCCCAGGAAGTCTGGTGA
- the rplX gene encoding 50S ribosomal protein L24 — MSRVKREDIVMVISGKDRGKKGKVLKTIPSEKKIIVEGVNFTKKHQRPTNQYREGGIIERESPIYVSKVMVVCPNCNKPTRVAHKILENGEKVRACKKCGEIIDKV; from the coding sequence ATGAGTAGAGTGAAGAGAGAAGACATTGTAATGGTGATATCTGGTAAAGACAGGGGCAAGAAGGGCAAAGTTCTTAAGACAATTCCCTCGGAGAAGAAGATAATAGTTGAGGGTGTCAACTTCACGAAAAAGCATCAGAGACCAACCAATCAATACCGTGAAGGTGGAATAATTGAAAGGGAATCTCCAATATATGTTTCGAAAGTGATGGTTGTCTGCCCCAACTGTAATAAGCCTACGAGAGTTGCGCACAAAATCCTTGAGAATGGCGAAAAGGTTAGAGCCTGCAAGAAGTGCGGCGAGATAATCGATAAGGTCTAA
- the rplE gene encoding 50S ribosomal protein L5 yields MAYEYVPLKDRFENEVVPTMTKEFGYKNRLEVPRVSKIVVNMGIGEGSRNADLLDLHGKELMTIAGQKPVVTKAKKSIANFKLRDGMPVGLKVTLRGPRMYNFLYKLINIVLPKLRDFRGVDPDSFDGRGNYAMGLPEQLVFPEIVPDQIKRVQGMDIIVVTTAKTDEEARRLLALLGLPFKRVMV; encoded by the coding sequence ATGGCATACGAATACGTCCCTTTGAAAGATAGATTTGAAAATGAAGTAGTCCCTACCATGACTAAGGAATTTGGTTATAAGAACAGGCTGGAAGTGCCAAGAGTCTCCAAAATAGTAGTAAACATGGGTATTGGAGAGGGATCTAGAAATGCGGATCTTCTCGATCTCCATGGTAAGGAATTGATGACGATAGCGGGACAGAAGCCAGTGGTGACGAAAGCCAAGAAGAGTATAGCCAACTTTAAACTTCGTGATGGAATGCCGGTGGGATTGAAGGTTACCCTCAGAGGTCCAAGGATGTACAACTTCCTTTACAAGCTGATAAATATTGTTCTTCCGAAGCTGAGGGACTTCAGAGGCGTTGATCCGGACTCGTTTGACGGCAGAGGCAATTATGCAATGGGACTTCCCGAACAGCTAGTCTTTCCCGAAATTGTGCCTGATCAGATAAAACGAGTTCAGGGAATGGACATAATAGTTGTTACCACGGCCAAGACTGACGAGGAGGCCAGAAGGTTGCTTGCTCTTCTAGGACTTCCTTTCAAGAGAGTCATGGTCTAA
- a CDS encoding type Z 30S ribosomal protein S14, translating into MAKKSLIEKWKREPKFKVRKYNRCNLCGRPRAVYREFGLCRVCFRQLASEGKLPGVKKASW; encoded by the coding sequence ATGGCGAAGAAATCATTAATCGAAAAGTGGAAACGAGAACCCAAGTTCAAAGTAAGGAAATATAACAGATGCAATCTTTGTGGCAGACCTAGAGCAGTGTATAGAGAGTTCGGTCTTTGCAGAGTGTGCTTTAGACAGCTGGCTTCCGAGGGAAAACTCCCCGGTGTGAAGAAAGCAAGCTGGTGA
- the rpsH gene encoding 30S ribosomal protein S8 yields the protein MWSDPIADMLTRIRNANAAFKESVDIPASNLKKKLLDILKAEGYIDDYKYIEDGKQGVLKVFLKYKGDRRHKINVISGIVRISKPGRRMYVNKDKLPKVKSGMGIAIISTSSGVMTDKQARSQGVGGEVICYVW from the coding sequence ATGTGGAGTGATCCCATAGCCGACATGCTCACTAGAATAAGAAATGCCAACGCTGCCTTCAAGGAGAGCGTGGATATACCGGCTTCAAATCTGAAGAAGAAGTTGCTTGATATTCTGAAGGCGGAAGGCTATATAGACGATTATAAATACATAGAGGATGGCAAACAGGGTGTCTTGAAAGTCTTCTTGAAGTACAAGGGAGACAGAAGGCACAAGATCAACGTCATCTCTGGAATCGTGAGAATTTCCAAACCTGGCAGAAGGATGTACGTGAACAAGGACAAACTTCCGAAGGTAAAGTCAGGTATGGGAATAGCAATTATAAGTACTTCCAGCGGAGTGATGACAGACAAGCAGGCCCGTTCGCAAGGCGTCGGCGGCGAAGTCATCTGCTACGTATGGTAG
- the rplF gene encoding 50S ribosomal protein L6 has translation MSRLLKHSIKIPAGVSYKIEGNLITVKGPKGELKQELLPLVKIEADEKELWVKSNEDVVIRKSDYKRLAKYAGTFWSLINNMVVGVTQGFVKELEIVGVGYRAQLQGKKLVMNLGYAHPVEVDPPAGIEFEVPAPQAIVVKGIDKYLVGQVAANIKRWRIPIVYSGKGIRYKGEAIRTKVGKKV, from the coding sequence ATGTCTAGACTACTTAAACATTCCATAAAAATCCCTGCTGGTGTATCATACAAAATCGAAGGAAACTTGATCACTGTGAAGGGACCGAAAGGCGAGCTGAAACAGGAACTCCTTCCTCTTGTGAAGATCGAAGCCGACGAAAAAGAGCTCTGGGTGAAGTCAAATGAGGATGTTGTGATAAGAAAGAGCGATTACAAGAGATTGGCCAAGTATGCCGGGACCTTTTGGTCGCTAATAAACAACATGGTTGTGGGTGTTACACAAGGGTTTGTTAAGGAACTCGAAATCGTTGGAGTAGGTTACAGAGCTCAGCTTCAAGGAAAGAAGCTTGTAATGAATCTCGGTTACGCTCATCCGGTTGAGGTCGATCCTCCTGCTGGAATAGAGTTTGAAGTGCCAGCGCCGCAGGCTATAGTTGTCAAAGGAATTGACAAGTACTTAGTTGGCCAGGTTGCTGCGAACATCAAGCGATGGAGAATACCGATCGTTTATTCCGGAAAGGGAATACGTTACAAGGGAGAAGCAATCAGAACTAAAGTCGGTAAGAAGGTCTAA
- the rplR gene encoding 50S ribosomal protein L18, which translates to MFKHKDKKEQRRKRHLRVRSAVSGTSERPRLAVFRSEKHIYAQLIDDSKGVTLVAASTVDKEIRGSVEKSWNVDAAKKVGELLAKKAKDKGITSVVFDRGGFKFHGRVKSLAEGARAGGLQF; encoded by the coding sequence GTGTTCAAACATAAAGATAAAAAGGAACAAAGGCGAAAGAGACATCTTCGCGTCAGGTCTGCAGTTTCCGGAACATCGGAAAGACCGAGACTAGCAGTCTTCAGAAGCGAGAAGCACATATATGCTCAACTAATAGACGATTCTAAGGGAGTAACCCTTGTTGCGGCCTCGACGGTAGACAAGGAAATTAGAGGTTCTGTTGAGAAGTCATGGAATGTCGATGCTGCGAAAAAGGTTGGGGAGCTCCTCGCAAAGAAGGCGAAAGACAAGGGAATCACCAGCGTGGTCTTCGACCGTGGAGGATTCAAGTTCCATGGAAGAGTCAAGTCACTTGCCGAGGGCGCTCGAGCAGGTGGACTACAGTTCTGA
- the rpsE gene encoding 30S ribosomal protein S5 — MAEEMKNDRNSKSSRDGRRSPRASRNAPVEKQVEDNEFEERIIEIRRVTKVVAGGKNLSFRVVAVVGNRDGKVGLGIGSAREVPTAIRKAVLEAKKNVTEVAVRNETVPHETIGRQDSAKIMLKPAGPGTGIIANSPVRAVVELAGVKNILTKSLGSSNTLNMARAALNGLVSLRSPQDFAKLRDVPLKAVFHGVNEEEGQ; from the coding sequence ATGGCTGAAGAGATGAAGAATGATCGCAATTCGAAATCTTCACGCGATGGAAGAAGAAGCCCCAGAGCTTCCAGAAACGCCCCTGTGGAAAAGCAGGTTGAAGACAACGAATTTGAAGAAAGAATCATTGAAATACGTAGAGTGACGAAGGTGGTGGCCGGCGGCAAGAACTTGTCTTTTAGAGTTGTTGCAGTTGTGGGCAATCGAGATGGAAAGGTCGGTCTTGGAATTGGTAGTGCCAGGGAGGTCCCCACTGCAATCAGGAAGGCAGTGCTAGAAGCTAAGAAGAATGTTACTGAAGTTGCGGTAAGAAACGAAACCGTACCACATGAGACAATTGGAAGACAGGATTCTGCAAAGATAATGCTTAAGCCTGCCGGTCCAGGAACGGGAATTATTGCTAACTCGCCTGTTAGGGCGGTCGTTGAGCTGGCAGGGGTCAAGAATATCCTAACGAAGTCCCTTGGATCATCGAACACGCTCAATATGGCTAGAGCTGCTCTGAATGGTTTGGTTAGCCTAAGATCTCCCCAGGATTTTGCAAAGCTAAGGGACGTACCTCTGAAGGCGGTTTTCCACGGAGTCAACGAGGAGGAAGGTCAGTAA
- the rpmD gene encoding 50S ribosomal protein L30, giving the protein MAKSLRIRLIKSPIGYNRRQLKTVKALGLGKLDSEVVQPDSPQIRGMVNAVRHLLAVEELDD; this is encoded by the coding sequence ATGGCAAAGAGTTTGAGAATTCGATTAATAAAGAGTCCGATTGGTTATAACAGAAGACAGCTGAAGACGGTTAAGGCACTTGGTCTTGGAAAGCTGGACAGTGAAGTGGTTCAGCCTGATTCTCCGCAGATTAGAGGCATGGTGAATGCAGTGCGACATCTTCTTGCTGTTGAAGAACTTGATGACTGA
- the rplO gene encoding 50S ribosomal protein L15, which yields MAFKVEDLSPTPGSRTREKRIGRGTGSGMGKTATRGHKGQGRATGKVAARFEGGQTPLFRRTPKKGFKNRGSIAYATVNISTLEERFESGSEISPEILVKNKILKDLKDGVKILARGELTKSFVVKANAFSATAKEKIEAAGGKAEVI from the coding sequence ATGGCTTTTAAAGTTGAGGATCTAAGTCCGACGCCCGGTTCGAGAACAAGAGAGAAAAGAATAGGACGCGGTACCGGTTCGGGAATGGGAAAGACCGCCACCAGAGGCCACAAAGGCCAGGGAAGAGCGACAGGCAAGGTGGCTGCACGCTTCGAGGGCGGACAGACACCCCTATTCAGAAGAACACCAAAAAAAGGGTTCAAAAACCGAGGTTCTATAGCGTATGCAACTGTAAATATCTCGACTCTCGAAGAGAGATTTGAAAGTGGTAGCGAGATTTCGCCCGAGATACTCGTCAAGAACAAGATACTGAAAGATCTCAAAGACGGAGTGAAAATATTGGCGAGAGGTGAATTGACTAAGTCTTTCGTCGTCAAGGCAAATGCATTTAGCGCTACTGCCAAGGAGAAGATTGAAGCTGCTGGTGGAAAGGCAGAGGTGATCTGA
- the secY gene encoding preprotein translocase subunit SecY has translation MWNALKNAFKIPELRDRILFTFLALAVFRLGVYIPIPGINIQAWSTYFGALSEGGAGGFIGFFDVFTGGAVEQFSIFLMSVTPYINAQIMLQLLTAVVPSLKEMLKEGEEGKKKYARYTRMLTVGLASLQGFLISFGLSSNTAIMAIPNRILFVLLSTSTLIGGTMFLLWLGERITEKGIGNGISVLIFGGIVARYPASIMQVVVALSPVQWAILLAIAVFTVVAIIYVQMGERRIEVQYARRVTGRRVYGGVSTHIPIKVNQGGVIPIIFSSAIMMLPQFIATAFPEGSGGRNVIQSLFAQTSPVYILLYGGMVFFFTFFYSSLVFDVREVSDNIRNYGGYIPGIRPGFSTQQYIQRVLNRVVFMGAVFLVVIALLPLVIGGIFSIGGLAIGGTSMLIAVGVAIDILQQMETHLMVRHYEGFVKKGKLRGRR, from the coding sequence ATGTGGAATGCCCTGAAGAACGCGTTCAAGATTCCTGAGCTCAGAGACAGAATCCTCTTCACATTCCTTGCACTGGCTGTCTTCAGACTAGGGGTTTATATACCAATCCCCGGTATTAATATCCAGGCCTGGTCAACTTACTTTGGGGCTCTATCTGAAGGCGGGGCCGGAGGATTCATAGGCTTCTTTGATGTTTTCACAGGTGGGGCAGTCGAGCAGTTTTCAATATTTCTGATGAGTGTTACTCCATACATAAACGCGCAGATTATGCTTCAACTTCTCACTGCTGTGGTTCCGAGTCTGAAGGAAATGCTCAAGGAAGGTGAAGAGGGAAAGAAGAAATACGCTCGCTACACGAGGATGTTGACGGTCGGACTTGCGAGTCTTCAAGGATTCCTTATATCATTTGGCCTCTCTTCTAACACTGCAATAATGGCAATTCCTAATAGAATTCTGTTTGTTCTTCTGTCCACCTCCACTCTTATAGGTGGTACAATGTTCCTTTTGTGGCTCGGTGAGAGAATTACCGAGAAGGGAATCGGGAACGGAATATCGGTTCTTATCTTCGGAGGAATAGTTGCCAGATACCCTGCTTCTATAATGCAGGTAGTAGTCGCGTTGTCGCCAGTTCAGTGGGCGATTTTACTAGCGATAGCTGTCTTCACAGTTGTTGCCATTATTTACGTACAGATGGGGGAGAGAAGGATTGAAGTGCAGTATGCCAGAAGAGTTACGGGCAGAAGGGTCTATGGGGGAGTTTCTACCCACATTCCCATTAAGGTTAATCAAGGTGGAGTCATTCCGATAATATTCAGTTCTGCAATAATGATGCTACCTCAGTTTATTGCTACTGCCTTTCCTGAGGGAAGTGGCGGTAGGAATGTAATTCAGTCACTTTTTGCCCAGACTTCTCCCGTATACATTCTCCTGTATGGTGGAATGGTTTTCTTCTTCACGTTCTTCTATAGCTCTTTGGTTTTCGATGTGAGGGAGGTTTCGGATAATATACGTAACTACGGAGGATACATCCCAGGAATCAGGCCCGGATTTTCTACTCAACAATACATTCAGAGAGTTCTGAACAGAGTTGTCTTCATGGGAGCCGTCTTTTTGGTTGTAATTGCGTTGCTTCCGTTAGTTATAGGCGGGATTTTCAGCATTGGCGGCCTCGCTATTGGAGGAACTTCAATGCTGATTGCTGTGGGTGTTGCGATTGATATCCTTCAGCAGATGGAAACGCATCTCATGGTCAGACACTATGAGGGATTTGTAAAGAAAGGCAAGTTGCGAGGAAGGAGATAA
- a CDS encoding adenylate kinase, with translation MNVILMGPPGAGKGTQAKRLAQKFDIPHISTGDMLREAVAAGTDLGLKVKEIMDRGLLVPDNLMIDLVRERLSREDAKYGFILDGFPRTVEQAIALDEMLMLLEKKIDVSLLVNATEEEVVNRISSRRVCSECGKVYNLLTLKPRNEGRCDIDGSKLVQRDDDKPETVRARYRVYLEKTEPVVNYYSEEKGNLIEVDGSGEINSVTAQIVDHLEKAKHG, from the coding sequence ATGAATGTGATTCTCATGGGTCCTCCTGGCGCAGGAAAGGGGACGCAGGCAAAGAGATTAGCCCAGAAATTCGATATTCCGCACATATCCACTGGCGATATGTTGAGGGAAGCCGTGGCTGCTGGCACTGACCTCGGACTTAAGGTCAAAGAGATAATGGACAGAGGGCTTCTCGTCCCCGATAACCTGATGATCGACCTGGTTAGGGAGAGGTTGTCAAGAGAGGACGCAAAGTACGGATTCATACTTGATGGCTTTCCAAGAACTGTCGAACAGGCAATAGCTCTTGACGAAATGCTTATGTTGCTCGAGAAGAAGATCGATGTTTCACTCCTAGTAAATGCGACTGAAGAGGAAGTTGTGAACCGGATTTCAAGCAGGAGAGTTTGTTCCGAATGTGGTAAGGTTTACAATCTCCTGACGCTGAAGCCAAGAAATGAAGGTCGATGTGACATTGACGGCAGTAAGCTGGTTCAGCGTGATGACGACAAACCTGAAACTGTGCGGGCAAGGTATAGAGTTTATTTGGAAAAGACTGAGCCTGTTGTCAACTACTATTCAGAAGAAAAGGGAAACCTAATAGAGGTTGATGGTTCAGGAGAAATCAATAGTGTCACAGCCCAAATCGTTGATCATCTGGAGAAGGCAAAACATGGTTAG
- the map gene encoding type I methionyl aminopeptidase, which produces MVRLKSPEEICKIEFAAKIVAEVLAVVEAYAVEGASANDMERAAEDVINRRGGIPAFKGYNGYPYTLCVSVNEEVIHGFPLKAKVFSEGDIVSVDCGVVKDGFIGDAARSFVVGSYLCEKDRLLMERTEEALCKGIEVAVAGNRLGDIGFAVQSCVESAGFSVIRDYVGHGVGVSLHEDPQVPNYGRQGSGMLLRTGMTLAIEPMVASGHYSLETLEDGWTVVTEDRSRAAHFEHDIAIMEDGPKILSRL; this is translated from the coding sequence ATGGTTAGGTTGAAATCTCCAGAAGAAATATGTAAAATCGAATTTGCTGCGAAGATCGTTGCGGAGGTGTTGGCAGTCGTAGAAGCTTACGCAGTTGAAGGAGCTTCTGCGAACGATATGGAAAGAGCAGCTGAAGATGTGATCAATAGAAGAGGTGGCATCCCCGCATTCAAGGGCTATAATGGATACCCTTATACTCTCTGTGTATCAGTGAATGAAGAAGTTATTCACGGGTTTCCCTTGAAAGCGAAAGTCTTCTCTGAGGGCGATATCGTCTCTGTCGATTGTGGAGTAGTCAAAGATGGCTTCATCGGAGACGCCGCAAGGTCTTTTGTTGTAGGAAGTTATTTATGCGAGAAAGACAGGTTACTCATGGAGCGGACGGAAGAGGCGCTCTGCAAGGGTATTGAAGTGGCCGTTGCCGGCAATAGGCTCGGTGACATAGGCTTCGCTGTTCAGAGCTGCGTGGAAAGCGCAGGTTTTTCTGTGATAAGAGACTATGTAGGCCACGGAGTGGGCGTAAGTCTTCATGAGGATCCTCAGGTGCCCAATTATGGAAGACAGGGAAGCGGAATGCTATTGAGAACAGGTATGACCCTTGCGATCGAACCCATGGTTGCGAGCGGACACTACAGTTTAGAGACCCTGGAAGACGGATGGACCGTAGTTACTGAGGACAGGTCGCGTGCAGCTCATTTTGAGCATGACATAGCGATTATGGAAGACGGTCCAAAAATCCTTTCCAGACTGTGA
- the infA gene encoding translation initiation factor IF-1, producing MSDKSDIIKMDGIVVESMPNATFKVELENGHSVLAHISGKMRKNFIRLIPGDKVVVEVSIYDLTKGRIVYRKRIDKGGETN from the coding sequence GTGTCGGACAAGAGCGATATTATAAAGATGGATGGAATAGTTGTGGAATCGATGCCCAACGCGACCTTCAAGGTCGAACTGGAAAACGGCCACTCTGTTCTTGCTCACATCTCTGGGAAAATGCGCAAGAACTTCATCAGGTTGATCCCCGGCGATAAGGTCGTAGTAGAGGTTTCAATATATGACCTGACCAAAGGAAGAATTGTTTATCGAAAAAGGATAGACAAAGGAGGAGAAACGAATTGA
- the rpmJ gene encoding 50S ribosomal protein L36, with amino-acid sequence MKVRASVKKRCEHCKVIRRNGRIRVVCEKNPKHNQRQG; translated from the coding sequence TTGAAAGTCCGCGCTTCGGTAAAGAAGAGATGTGAACACTGCAAGGTTATTAGACGTAATGGAAGAATAAGAGTTGTATGCGAGAAAAATCCAAAGCACAACCAGCGTCAGGGTTGA
- the rpsM gene encoding 30S ribosomal protein S13, which translates to MARILGVELPNNKKTFVALTYIYGIGYTRANEILTGTEINGDKRAKDLTDEEVSRIAKFINEHYKVEGELRTEVDRSIKRLIEIGSYRGYRHRNGLPVRGQKTHSNGRTRKGSRASKIRKKS; encoded by the coding sequence ATGGCACGTATCCTTGGTGTTGAGCTTCCGAATAATAAGAAGACGTTCGTTGCCCTGACCTATATCTACGGTATAGGGTACACAAGAGCAAACGAGATTCTTACTGGAACTGAGATCAACGGTGACAAAAGAGCAAAGGACCTGACAGACGAGGAAGTAAGTAGAATTGCGAAATTCATCAACGAGCACTACAAAGTTGAGGGTGAGCTAAGGACCGAAGTTGACAGGTCAATCAAGCGACTAATCGAGATTGGAAGTTATAGAGGTTACAGGCACAGAAACGGACTTCCTGTTCGCGGTCAAAAGACACATTCCAACGGAAGAACAAGGAAGGGTTCTAGAGCCAGTAAGATTCGGAAGAAGAGCTAA
- the rpsK gene encoding 30S ribosomal protein S11 translates to MAKRPAAKKRKKLTTDRGVIHIKSSFNNTIITLTDPEGNTLMWTSGGTAGYSGSKKSTPYAAQLGADRIAKEAIKLGITRVGIEVKGPGSGREAAIRTIQAAGLTVETLKDITPLPHNGCRPRRRRRV, encoded by the coding sequence ATGGCAAAGAGACCAGCAGCCAAGAAGAGAAAAAAGCTAACTACTGATAGAGGGGTAATACATATAAAGTCCTCTTTCAACAACACAATAATCACCCTGACGGATCCCGAGGGTAATACCCTTATGTGGACTTCAGGCGGAACTGCCGGATACTCCGGTTCGAAAAAATCCACACCATATGCTGCCCAACTTGGCGCAGACAGGATAGCCAAAGAAGCTATTAAGTTGGGAATCACAAGAGTAGGAATAGAAGTTAAAGGCCCAGGTTCGGGACGAGAAGCTGCAATCAGAACTATTCAAGCGGCAGGTCTCACTGTTGAGACGCTTAAGGATATCACGCCACTGCCTCATAACGGTTGCAGGCCAAGAAGAAGAAGAAGAGTCTGA
- the rpsD gene encoding 30S ribosomal protein S4 yields MARYTGPVCKLCRREGFKLYLKGERCFSPRCAQVKRPVAPGQHGASTRKLTQYGMQLRSKQVVKRIYGVLERQFRRYFEAALRKSEETGSALVKILESRLDNMVFRMGFASSRRQARQLVNHGHVLVNGRRVNKPSFNLRVGDIVEIREKSRAVVPIKEAVEASKERTAYPWVEVDYETFRGTYLRYPVTEEVEIPVDLQSIIELYSK; encoded by the coding sequence ATGGCCAGATATACAGGACCAGTGTGTAAGCTTTGTCGTCGCGAAGGGTTCAAGCTTTATCTAAAAGGTGAAAGGTGTTTTTCACCAAGATGTGCTCAAGTCAAGAGACCTGTAGCACCTGGACAGCACGGAGCCTCGACAAGAAAGCTTACTCAATACGGAATGCAATTAAGATCGAAACAGGTAGTCAAGAGGATTTATGGAGTCCTTGAGAGACAGTTCAGAAGATATTTCGAAGCGGCTTTGAGAAAGAGTGAAGAGACAGGAAGCGCTCTGGTTAAGATCCTTGAATCAAGACTAGATAACATGGTCTTCAGGATGGGATTTGCATCCAGCAGGAGACAGGCAAGACAGCTGGTTAACCATGGACATGTCCTAGTCAATGGTAGAAGGGTCAATAAACCCTCCTTTAACCTTAGAGTCGGTGATATCGTGGAGATCAGAGAGAAGAGCAGAGCGGTCGTACCGATCAAAGAAGCGGTAGAAGCATCGAAAGAAAGAACAGCCTATCCGTGGGTTGAGGTAGATTACGAGACATTCAGAGGGACCTACCTGAGATACCCTGTAACCGAAGAAGTAGAGATTCCAGTTGATCTGCAGTCGATTATCGAGCTCTACTCCAAGTAA